In the Arthrobacter sp. 31Y genome, one interval contains:
- a CDS encoding phytoene/squalene synthase family protein — MSVATDTSFTHFTRTAERAANQVISAYSTSFGLACRLLGSRHRQHVRNIYALVRVADELVDGVTAEAGLSYQEQCDALTHFIDETHRAVLLGYSSDLIIHAFAQTARTARIDQSLIDPFFASMRMDLGGHTDLGGRAAPAAAQQSAPLRFDADAHDGYVHGSAEVVGLMCLRVFMRDEKIDDADATALEYGASRLGAAFQNINFLRDLADDTTRLGRSYLGTSDHLEDQDRMQWVSTIRAQLADANAVIPLLPRDARAAVRSASALFQALTDKIDQTTVDELYRSRVRVPDAVKAGLAARAVASTWMELHR, encoded by the coding sequence ATGAGCGTCGCAACGGATACCTCGTTCACGCATTTCACACGCACGGCCGAGCGTGCGGCCAACCAGGTCATCTCCGCATACTCCACCTCGTTCGGATTGGCATGCAGGTTGCTGGGATCCAGGCACCGCCAGCACGTCCGCAACATCTACGCCCTGGTGCGGGTGGCCGACGAACTCGTTGACGGCGTCACGGCGGAGGCCGGCCTGAGCTACCAGGAGCAGTGCGACGCCCTGACCCACTTCATTGACGAGACACACAGGGCCGTTCTGCTCGGCTACAGCAGCGACCTCATCATCCACGCTTTCGCCCAGACAGCCCGCACCGCAAGGATTGATCAATCGCTCATTGATCCGTTCTTTGCCTCCATGCGCATGGACCTTGGCGGGCATACCGACCTTGGCGGCAGGGCGGCGCCCGCTGCCGCGCAACAGTCGGCGCCGCTGCGTTTCGACGCCGATGCCCACGACGGTTACGTCCACGGTTCCGCCGAGGTGGTGGGGCTGATGTGCCTGCGGGTCTTCATGCGGGATGAGAAGATTGACGACGCCGATGCCACGGCTTTGGAATACGGCGCGAGCAGGTTGGGCGCTGCTTTCCAGAACATCAACTTCCTCAGGGACCTGGCCGACGACACCACCCGCCTGGGCCGCAGCTACCTGGGAACCTCGGACCATCTCGAGGATCAGGACCGCATGCAGTGGGTCAGCACCATCCGGGCGCAGCTGGCCGATGCCAACGCCGTCATCCCCCTGCTGCCGCGCGACGCCCGCGCTGCCGTCCGGAGCGCCTCGGCACTGTTCCAGGCGCTGACGGACAAAATTGACCAGACCACCGTGGACGAGCTCTACCGCTCCCGGGTCCGTGTACCTGATGCCGTAAAAGCCGGACTCGCGGCCCGCGCTGTCGCCTCAACCTGGATGGAGCTGCACCGATGA
- a CDS encoding polyprenyl synthetase family protein: MTITSNTVRSRTDLCTAIENELGGLIGKRASAATAYGPDFARLWALAGQNVLGGKFVRPLLLMETYDALNHTRQENRPAESRHRETAISIAAAIELLHYAFLLHDDVIDGDLVRRGHANLIGSLLSEAGETARETTGADSTHAGSFLHWAQTGGILMGDMLLAATHQSFARADLPHDLRLRLLDLLEHTINETVAGEQLDVGLGDGVIAPDLQTILVMCGYKTATYTFELPLRAAATLAGADFAVENALATAGRHLGLAFQLQDDLLSTFGDPRRHGKDPFSDLREGKETAIIAHARTTVAWVDIEPFFGRPELSVGDGEHVRRHLSDCGAEAFVQGLIEEQMQAFNNQLTSTIPASVRNVLLDLAGQLEGRQS; encoded by the coding sequence ATGACCATCACTTCAAACACCGTCCGCAGCCGCACCGATCTCTGCACCGCGATCGAAAACGAACTCGGCGGGCTGATCGGCAAGAGGGCCAGCGCAGCAACGGCCTATGGCCCGGACTTCGCCAGGCTCTGGGCGCTCGCCGGCCAGAACGTCCTCGGCGGCAAGTTCGTCCGGCCACTCCTGCTCATGGAGACTTACGACGCCCTGAACCACACTCGGCAGGAAAATCGCCCAGCGGAATCGCGCCACCGAGAAACCGCCATCAGCATCGCCGCCGCCATCGAACTCCTGCATTATGCTTTCCTCCTGCATGATGACGTGATCGACGGCGACCTCGTCCGCCGCGGGCATGCCAACCTGATCGGTTCCCTCCTGTCCGAAGCCGGCGAAACCGCCCGTGAAACCACTGGCGCAGACAGCACCCACGCCGGGAGCTTCCTCCACTGGGCCCAGACCGGCGGAATCCTGATGGGCGACATGCTCCTCGCAGCCACACACCAGTCCTTTGCCCGGGCAGATCTCCCCCACGATCTTCGCCTGCGGCTTCTGGACCTCCTGGAACACACCATTAACGAGACCGTGGCCGGCGAGCAACTGGACGTGGGACTCGGCGACGGCGTCATTGCCCCGGACCTCCAGACCATCCTGGTGATGTGCGGCTACAAAACGGCGACGTACACCTTCGAACTCCCCCTGCGTGCAGCCGCTACGCTGGCGGGCGCCGACTTCGCCGTCGAGAATGCGCTCGCAACCGCCGGCCGGCACCTTGGCCTCGCCTTCCAACTCCAGGACGACCTCCTGTCCACCTTCGGGGATCCTCGCCGCCACGGCAAGGATCCCTTTTCCGATCTCCGCGAGGGGAAGGAGACGGCCATCATCGCCCATGCCCGGACCACCGTGGCGTGGGTGGACATCGAGCCCTTCTTTGGCAGGCCTGAGCTCAGTGTCGGAGACGGCGAGCATGTCCGTCGGCACCTCAGCGACTGCGGGGCCGAGGCTTTTGTCCAGGGCCTCATCGAGGAACAAATGCAGGCATTCAACAATCAACTGACCAGCACCATCCCGGCAAGCGTGCGCAACGTGTTGCTCGACCTCGCAGGTCAGCTGGAGGGACGGCAATCATGA
- the idi gene encoding isopentenyl-diphosphate Delta-isomerase — protein MNATEMVVLLDDAGAPIGQAPKAGVHTLDTPLHLAFSCYLLNDVGEVLLTRRSPEKKTWPGVWTNSFCGHPGPGEEFEEAIQRRAQFELGVDATRIELALPHFRYRAVDPTGIVENEVCPVYVAHITGVLNPNPAEVADWAWISPALLADALNHTPAAFSPWLGLQFPQLLEASALPLRAGAEA, from the coding sequence ATGAACGCGACAGAGATGGTGGTCCTCCTTGACGACGCCGGAGCGCCCATTGGGCAGGCTCCCAAAGCAGGAGTGCACACGCTGGACACTCCCCTCCACCTCGCATTTTCCTGCTACCTGCTCAACGACGTCGGGGAAGTTCTCCTCACCCGCCGTTCACCCGAGAAGAAGACGTGGCCCGGCGTGTGGACCAACAGCTTCTGCGGCCACCCCGGCCCCGGTGAAGAATTCGAGGAGGCCATCCAACGGCGGGCACAGTTCGAACTCGGAGTCGACGCCACCAGGATCGAACTGGCCCTCCCCCACTTCCGCTACAGGGCGGTGGACCCCACCGGGATCGTCGAAAATGAAGTTTGCCCCGTATACGTAGCCCACATCACCGGCGTCTTGAACCCCAACCCCGCAGAGGTTGCGGACTGGGCCTGGATCTCGCCTGCGCTGCTAGCTGATGCCCTGAACCACACACCCGCCGCTTTCAGCCCCTGGCTAGGGCTCCAATTCCCACAGCTACTTGAGGCCAGCGCCTTGCCGCTCCGAGCCGGTGCTGAAGCATGA
- a CDS encoding MarR family winged helix-turn-helix transcriptional regulator produces the protein MSRSEEIPEEAGTPVSEGIYHLEANDPHHELVDRSGLSGADVEQISELMAALGRLREAEERLSDASLRYMKLNQSDMRALHYLIVCANHGVIATPGAIASRLHISTASTTKLLDRLERAGHVTRHAHPSDRRALAIAITPETHEAAMETVGRQQAKRFLAAARLTPSERETVKRFLDDMAQEIEVSDEAWAGTAGS, from the coding sequence ATGTCCAGATCTGAAGAGATACCCGAAGAAGCCGGCACCCCGGTTTCCGAGGGCATCTATCATCTGGAGGCCAACGATCCCCATCACGAACTGGTGGATCGCTCCGGCCTTTCCGGAGCGGACGTAGAGCAAATAAGCGAGCTCATGGCAGCGCTGGGAAGACTGCGCGAGGCAGAAGAACGCCTCTCCGACGCCTCGCTCAGATACATGAAGCTCAACCAATCCGACATGCGCGCCCTGCACTATCTGATTGTCTGCGCCAACCACGGTGTCATTGCCACACCCGGTGCAATAGCGTCCCGCTTGCACATCTCGACGGCGTCCACCACCAAGCTGCTCGACCGGCTGGAACGCGCGGGGCACGTCACGCGACACGCCCACCCTTCCGACCGCCGCGCGCTCGCAATCGCCATCACTCCCGAAACGCACGAAGCCGCCATGGAGACCGTTGGCCGGCAGCAGGCCAAACGGTTCCTGGCGGCAGCACGTCTCACTCCCTCTGAACGTGAAACGGTGAAGCGCTTTTTGGACGACATGGCGCAGGAGATCGAAGTTTCGGACGAGGCGTGGGCGGGGACCGCGGGTTCTTAG
- a CDS encoding CPBP family intramembrane glutamic endopeptidase has translation MTPMSRELPRTALTWKLMPAALLSLSGVPLFALGNGLLGYGLLVASVVTAAFIDHRLMRHLALIAAGMTIFSLVPLNADLSNEHMAIMGGALALAVLVPWLVSRFLYREDIIRFPVNTGRKWPLAAKLYLIGVVALGYFILPVYLIRTGVYQNWPDASDPQIFWRLFLGVNAVGIWDELFFICTTFTLLRQHFPDWLANLLQAVVFSSFLWEIGYQSWGPLLTFPFALLQGYTFKLTKSFTYVVSVHLLFDLVLFLALVHAHNRDWLPIFLY, from the coding sequence GTGACACCCATGTCAAGGGAACTACCCCGGACCGCACTGACGTGGAAGCTGATGCCGGCGGCACTGCTTTCCTTGTCCGGCGTGCCGCTCTTTGCGTTGGGGAACGGACTGCTCGGCTATGGCCTGCTGGTGGCGAGTGTGGTGACGGCGGCCTTCATCGACCACCGCCTGATGCGGCACCTCGCCTTGATTGCAGCAGGCATGACCATCTTCAGCCTGGTACCCCTCAACGCTGACCTCAGCAATGAGCATATGGCGATCATGGGCGGCGCCTTGGCCTTGGCCGTACTGGTGCCATGGCTGGTGTCGCGGTTCCTGTACCGGGAAGACATCATCAGGTTCCCGGTGAATACGGGCCGTAAGTGGCCGCTGGCCGCGAAGCTGTACCTCATAGGCGTGGTTGCACTCGGGTACTTCATCCTGCCGGTGTACCTGATCAGGACGGGCGTCTACCAAAACTGGCCGGATGCTTCCGATCCCCAGATCTTCTGGCGGCTCTTCCTGGGCGTTAACGCCGTGGGAATCTGGGACGAACTGTTCTTCATCTGCACCACGTTCACCCTGCTGCGCCAACATTTTCCGGACTGGCTGGCCAACCTCCTGCAAGCCGTGGTGTTCTCGTCTTTCCTGTGGGAGATCGGCTACCAGTCCTGGGGTCCGCTGCTGACGTTCCCGTTTGCTCTACTCCAGGGCTATACGTTCAAACTCACCAAATCCTTCACGTACGTGGTGTCCGTGCACCTGCTCTTCGACCTGGTGCTGTTCCTCGCACTGGTTCATGCGCACAACAGGGACTGGCTGCCGATCTTCCTGTACTAG
- a CDS encoding EAL domain-containing protein: protein MAQDAGSSIPESGNSPEDGAVASPASEEMTMREQVLDIIESILADSDARSEGVRNNLRALLEARPDDPERVLLEHLLETRKTPGSPAKVPVQREAASLHLESSDIARTVSVPVSHEVRESIQSILADKLLLTAFQPVHALPGGEVVGVEALTRFVGEDGAGADVWFNEAAAAGLGTELEIAALHCALTAAHDVPENMSVALNLTPATSSDPRVRNLLAAAALAPDRIIVELTGSLDAVGRQTGTDGLGPLRALGLRLAISASGAALVSMERIEQLRPDIIKLDRHLIEGIESNDGQKTRARTIVELAREIGADIIAEGIETAAELDEVTALKVTAAQGYLLGRPSVHPLDWSTWSIRAQTEAQPAG, encoded by the coding sequence ATGGCTCAAGACGCGGGCTCTTCAATACCGGAAAGCGGAAACTCACCGGAAGACGGTGCTGTGGCATCTCCGGCCAGCGAAGAAATGACCATGCGCGAACAAGTGCTGGACATCATCGAATCCATCCTTGCCGATAGCGATGCCCGCAGCGAAGGCGTCAGGAACAACCTTCGCGCCTTGCTTGAAGCGCGCCCTGACGACCCCGAGCGCGTCTTGCTGGAGCACTTGCTGGAAACCCGCAAGACGCCGGGTTCACCAGCCAAGGTCCCGGTGCAACGTGAGGCTGCCAGCCTGCACCTGGAGTCATCGGACATTGCCCGGACCGTATCCGTCCCCGTCAGCCATGAAGTCCGCGAAAGCATCCAATCGATCCTTGCGGACAAGCTCTTGCTGACAGCCTTCCAGCCTGTCCATGCGCTGCCCGGCGGCGAAGTGGTGGGCGTGGAGGCCTTGACCAGGTTCGTCGGTGAGGATGGGGCCGGAGCCGACGTTTGGTTCAACGAGGCCGCAGCAGCGGGGTTGGGCACGGAACTCGAAATTGCTGCCCTGCATTGCGCCCTGACAGCTGCACACGACGTCCCGGAAAACATGTCCGTTGCGCTGAACCTTACCCCTGCGACGTCCAGCGACCCCCGCGTGCGGAACCTGCTGGCCGCTGCGGCGCTCGCTCCGGACAGGATCATTGTTGAACTGACGGGCAGTTTGGACGCGGTCGGAAGGCAAACCGGCACCGACGGCCTTGGCCCCCTGCGTGCCTTGGGTTTGCGCCTGGCCATCAGCGCTTCTGGAGCCGCTTTGGTTTCCATGGAACGGATTGAACAGCTGCGCCCGGACATCATCAAGCTGGATCGGCACTTGATTGAAGGAATTGAAAGCAACGACGGTCAAAAAACCCGGGCCAGGACCATCGTGGAGCTCGCGCGGGAAATCGGTGCGGACATCATTGCGGAAGGCATCGAAACAGCTGCCGAACTTGATGAAGTCACTGCCCTGAAGGTGACGGCAGCACAGGGGTACCTCTTGGGTCGCCCCTCCGTTCACCCCTTGGACTGGTCCACGTGGAGCATCCGTGCGCAGACGGAAGCGCAGCCTGCAGGCTAG
- a CDS encoding glycosyltransferase family 87 protein, whose amino-acid sequence MDSFFSMLADLRDKTIPARLAASMNSPRGLLWGFVVIHLVFLVFAAVLSLRGEAFSDTFIYREWALAGFNDANLTGGPSPWVYPILALIPMGLAAVAGPGPFFFLWVLLTTLLNGWAVLKLTDRGRRQEAIPAAWWWLVFVFLMGWLGFARVDGLTAPIVLVALVYGATRPFVASILLSVATWVKVWPAAVMLALFAVVRKRLHVVAAGIATTAVVVGLAAAVGAVPKLLNFLTQQGDRGMQLEATFTTPWLWLSVLGVGDSRMYMNTDINSMQVDGPGTAFMSVLMQPLLLLAAAAVAGLTFWALHKGKLSGGVDRTELLLSGALTLVTAFIVFNKVGSPQFMVWLAPAVAVGLAHNWKEWRVPATMLIVIAVATYFIYPLFYDALSHNNPWMALVLTIRNVLLVVLFFWSARRLYSLGRKPSVVTAPAGKEH is encoded by the coding sequence ATGGACAGTTTTTTCAGTATGCTCGCGGATCTTCGCGATAAAACAATCCCAGCGAGGTTGGCGGCAAGCATGAACTCTCCGCGAGGCCTTTTGTGGGGCTTCGTGGTGATTCACCTGGTGTTCCTGGTCTTCGCCGCCGTGTTGTCGTTGCGCGGGGAGGCCTTCAGCGACACCTTTATCTACCGTGAATGGGCGCTCGCGGGGTTCAACGATGCCAACTTGACCGGCGGGCCCAGCCCCTGGGTGTACCCCATCCTGGCGCTGATTCCCATGGGCCTGGCAGCAGTTGCCGGCCCTGGCCCTTTCTTCTTCCTGTGGGTCCTGCTCACTACGCTGCTGAACGGTTGGGCGGTGCTCAAGCTCACTGACCGCGGCCGTCGGCAGGAGGCGATTCCCGCTGCCTGGTGGTGGCTGGTTTTCGTCTTCCTCATGGGCTGGCTGGGCTTCGCCCGCGTTGACGGGTTGACGGCCCCCATTGTCCTGGTGGCCCTTGTTTACGGCGCCACGCGGCCCTTCGTCGCGTCGATTCTCCTGAGCGTTGCCACTTGGGTGAAGGTCTGGCCCGCAGCCGTCATGCTGGCCCTGTTCGCGGTGGTCCGGAAGCGCCTGCACGTTGTGGCGGCGGGAATTGCGACGACGGCGGTTGTGGTTGGGCTGGCTGCGGCAGTTGGCGCCGTGCCCAAGTTGCTGAACTTCCTGACCCAACAGGGAGACCGGGGCATGCAGCTCGAAGCGACCTTCACCACGCCATGGTTGTGGTTGTCGGTCCTCGGCGTCGGGGATTCCCGCATGTACATGAACACTGACATCAACTCCATGCAGGTTGATGGACCCGGTACGGCATTCATGTCCGTGCTGATGCAGCCGCTGCTGCTGCTGGCCGCGGCCGCCGTCGCCGGTTTGACCTTCTGGGCATTGCACAAAGGAAAGCTCAGCGGAGGCGTGGACCGCACGGAACTCCTTCTTTCTGGAGCCCTCACACTGGTGACCGCCTTCATCGTTTTCAACAAAGTGGGTTCGCCGCAGTTCATGGTGTGGCTTGCTCCGGCCGTGGCTGTGGGGCTTGCACACAACTGGAAAGAGTGGCGTGTGCCGGCCACCATGCTGATAGTGATCGCAGTTGCCACCTACTTCATTTACCCGCTCTTCTATGATGCGTTGAGCCACAACAACCCATGGATGGCCCTGGTCCTGACTATCCGTAACGTCCTGCTGGTTGTCCTGTTCTTCTGGTCAGCGCGTCGCTTGTATTCACTGGGCCGTAAGCCATCCGTGGTCACGGCACCTGCAGGCAAGGAGCACTAA
- a CDS encoding glycosyltransferase 87 family protein, with translation MVHFYFLCWMASFFLSGNTFSDTEQYRQWAMEGFNPENLSGKISPWVYPVLAQIPIFLAGIAGPDLYLLMWTLGITALNALGLWYLTRGPRRVTGIAPAWWWLFFTVFMGYLSFARVEGITAPIVLIALICAAQRPVVASVLLSIATWIKVWPAAVLAPMIIASKNRLQMVAAGVGVSAVVGLGTYLAGGFSHILDFLINQGERGMQLEATFSTPWVWLSVFNIAGSKMADNTAINSTEVYGPGAEVAAFLMQPLLIVAAIAAAILLIRALRRGAEREELFLEGALMMTTAFIVFNKVGSPQFIIWLAPVIVAGLTHDWNRWKVPAALLMAIAMTTFVIYPLFYTPLIHAHPVMAAVLTTRNVLLVVLLWWSVQRTVELGRRVKHDGAPVVPKAL, from the coding sequence GTGGTCCACTTCTACTTCCTGTGCTGGATGGCGTCCTTCTTCCTCAGCGGCAACACCTTCAGCGACACTGAGCAATACCGCCAGTGGGCCATGGAGGGCTTCAACCCAGAGAACCTCAGCGGAAAAATCAGTCCCTGGGTCTATCCCGTGCTGGCCCAGATTCCCATCTTCCTGGCAGGCATTGCCGGTCCGGATCTCTACTTGTTGATGTGGACCCTGGGAATCACGGCCCTCAACGCGCTGGGCCTTTGGTACCTGACGCGCGGCCCACGGCGTGTTACCGGGATCGCGCCCGCATGGTGGTGGCTGTTCTTCACCGTGTTCATGGGGTATCTCAGCTTCGCCCGCGTTGAGGGCATCACCGCCCCCATCGTGTTGATTGCGTTGATCTGCGCAGCCCAAAGGCCCGTTGTTGCCTCAGTTCTGCTGAGCATCGCGACGTGGATCAAAGTGTGGCCGGCCGCAGTGCTGGCACCCATGATCATCGCTTCGAAGAACCGGCTGCAGATGGTCGCTGCCGGGGTGGGCGTCTCCGCCGTCGTAGGCCTTGGAACGTACCTCGCCGGTGGCTTCAGCCACATCCTGGACTTCCTGATCAACCAGGGAGAGCGGGGCATGCAACTGGAAGCCACGTTCTCCACGCCTTGGGTTTGGCTCAGTGTCTTCAACATCGCCGGCTCCAAAATGGCGGACAACACAGCCATCAACTCCACAGAGGTTTACGGCCCCGGCGCGGAAGTTGCCGCGTTCCTGATGCAGCCATTGCTGATAGTTGCCGCGATCGCGGCCGCCATCCTCCTGATCCGTGCGCTGAGGCGGGGAGCGGAGCGCGAGGAACTGTTCCTCGAGGGCGCCCTGATGATGACTACGGCATTCATCGTCTTCAACAAGGTGGGCTCGCCGCAGTTCATCATCTGGCTGGCCCCTGTGATCGTTGCCGGCCTGACGCACGACTGGAACCGTTGGAAGGTACCAGCTGCCTTGCTGATGGCCATCGCCATGACCACGTTCGTGATCTATCCGCTGTTCTACACCCCGCTCATTCACGCCCACCCGGTCATGGCTGCGGTGCTTACCACCCGGAATGTCCTGCTGGTGGTATTGCTGTGGTGGTCGGTGCAGCGGACCGTCGAACTCGGACGGCGGGTCAAGCACGACGGCGCCCCGGTGGTCCCGAAAGCGCTCTAG
- the mptB gene encoding polyprenol phosphomannose-dependent alpha 1,6 mannosyltransferase MptB — translation MTAGSTPSPLPETSAAASQASSTATKSPKPTTPATKPVAYPAILQGFLGSLFMFAGSIGIGWIANGSPMIRHPIVIALRTEGWGVTVSAVLLTVGAMLLVRSWLRLGQRMGSWEGNSLKPIVAAIGAWSLPLLFAVPVYSRDVYAYIGQGRLMMEGQDPYDVGISALNNWFALGADPAWAEARTPYGPYFLWMAHAVVAITGAQPDVSVLLFRLLAAGGVLLCVIYVPKLAELHGINGARALWIAVANPLFLISFVASAHNDAIMVGFAVAGTYFAATKRPLLGILLVTLSIGIKPATVLLLPFIGLMWAGAGASWPRKFGIWAATAGISFAILVVSGIPYGLGLGWAWAITDPTPGFTGYSPSGFIGQQIEFLGNALGLPGNAMADILRAAMKWGAVALVLVLMFRGDHSRVVRRMALAFAAIVLLSPIIQPWYILWFVPFLAVTGIRDDWQMRCLYVGVTFFVVFGAQDQLSVWSFVEVSVDLSSLAFAIALLFAFYLVFLDIHTRRLLVQGKLSRWVGQTDRRLLHRPPTIR, via the coding sequence ATGACGGCAGGCAGTACCCCCAGTCCACTTCCAGAGACTTCAGCAGCAGCAAGCCAGGCTTCCTCTACTGCAACCAAGTCCCCCAAACCAACAACACCGGCAACAAAGCCCGTAGCGTATCCCGCCATTCTGCAGGGGTTCCTCGGCTCCTTGTTCATGTTTGCCGGGTCTATTGGCATCGGCTGGATCGCCAATGGATCCCCCATGATCCGCCACCCCATAGTCATTGCCCTGCGCACGGAGGGCTGGGGCGTAACGGTCTCCGCTGTCCTCCTGACGGTGGGCGCCATGCTGCTGGTCCGGTCCTGGCTGCGTTTGGGCCAACGGATGGGCAGCTGGGAGGGGAACTCCCTCAAACCGATTGTCGCTGCGATCGGAGCCTGGTCGCTTCCATTGCTGTTCGCTGTGCCCGTCTATTCCCGTGACGTCTACGCGTATATTGGCCAGGGCCGGCTGATGATGGAGGGCCAGGACCCTTACGACGTCGGCATCTCGGCTTTGAACAACTGGTTCGCCTTGGGCGCGGATCCGGCATGGGCGGAAGCCCGTACTCCGTACGGGCCTTACTTCTTGTGGATGGCCCACGCGGTGGTTGCCATCACGGGCGCCCAGCCAGACGTATCAGTCCTGCTCTTCCGGCTACTGGCCGCAGGCGGGGTGCTGTTGTGCGTTATTTACGTACCAAAGCTCGCGGAGCTCCATGGGATCAACGGTGCCCGGGCGCTCTGGATTGCGGTGGCTAATCCACTCTTCCTCATCAGCTTCGTGGCCAGCGCTCACAACGACGCCATTATGGTGGGCTTCGCCGTCGCGGGAACGTACTTCGCGGCCACCAAGCGGCCGCTCCTGGGCATCCTGTTGGTGACACTTTCCATCGGGATCAAACCGGCCACCGTTTTGTTGCTGCCCTTCATTGGCCTGATGTGGGCAGGCGCCGGGGCATCCTGGCCGCGTAAGTTCGGAATCTGGGCAGCAACGGCGGGCATCAGCTTCGCCATACTGGTGGTCAGCGGCATCCCTTACGGCTTGGGTCTGGGCTGGGCGTGGGCCATCACGGATCCCACCCCCGGTTTCACGGGTTACTCCCCGTCGGGCTTCATTGGCCAGCAGATTGAGTTCCTCGGCAACGCCTTGGGGCTGCCCGGCAACGCCATGGCGGACATCCTGCGAGCCGCCATGAAGTGGGGCGCCGTAGCCTTGGTCCTTGTGCTGATGTTCCGCGGCGACCATTCGCGTGTGGTGCGGAGGATGGCCCTTGCCTTCGCAGCGATCGTGCTGCTCTCCCCCATCATTCAGCCGTGGTACATCCTGTGGTTCGTGCCGTTCCTGGCCGTAACGGGGATCAGGGACGACTGGCAGATGCGGTGCCTCTATGTGGGCGTGACGTTCTTTGTGGTCTTCGGCGCCCAGGACCAGCTATCGGTGTGGTCCTTCGTGGAAGTCTCTGTGGACCTGTCCTCGTTGGCATTCGCCATTGCGCTGCTGTTCGCGTTCTACCTGGTGTTCCTGGACATTCATACACGCAGGCTGCTGGTCCAAGGCAAGTTATCGCGCTGGGTGGGGCAGACTGACCGTCGCCTGCTCCACCGACCCCCGACTATCCGCTAG
- a CDS encoding SGNH/GDSL hydrolase family protein → MNAYSADGSARGGSGRFGASLHPWSRYVALGDSFTEGLGDPEPRSPGGLRGWADRVAEELSTGHEDFAYANLAISGKLLHQILDEQVGPAIELRPDLITLNAGGNDILFHRSDPDKLALELDAGVERLAATGATILLFAGPDFGATPVLGLARGKVAIFNENMRVIAARHDALIADLWALRQLTDSRMWNADRLHFSPLGQHTIAIMVLDALNVPHSLEPLTPKALPERNWREARAGDMIWAREHLFPWVVRRLTQRNADDGRHAKRPEPGPVFGASMPPGAYVGRDPGGIPN, encoded by the coding sequence ATGAACGCCTACTCTGCGGATGGCTCGGCCCGGGGCGGTTCCGGTCGCTTCGGGGCCAGCCTGCACCCGTGGAGCCGTTATGTGGCTTTGGGCGATTCGTTCACGGAAGGTTTGGGTGATCCTGAACCCCGGAGCCCAGGCGGCCTCCGGGGCTGGGCGGACCGGGTAGCGGAAGAGTTGAGCACTGGCCACGAGGACTTTGCCTACGCCAATCTGGCTATCAGCGGAAAGCTGCTCCACCAAATACTCGACGAGCAGGTGGGCCCGGCAATCGAGTTGCGCCCTGATCTGATCACCCTCAACGCCGGCGGAAACGACATCCTCTTCCACAGGAGCGATCCGGACAAACTCGCCCTCGAGCTGGACGCGGGTGTGGAGCGGCTGGCAGCTACGGGTGCAACCATTCTGCTCTTTGCCGGGCCGGACTTTGGAGCGACCCCTGTGCTGGGGCTGGCCCGTGGCAAGGTGGCCATCTTCAACGAGAACATGCGGGTCATTGCGGCCCGGCATGATGCCCTGATCGCAGATCTGTGGGCATTGCGCCAACTCACGGACTCTCGTATGTGGAATGCGGACCGGCTGCATTTTTCCCCGCTTGGCCAGCACACCATAGCCATCATGGTTCTCGATGCACTCAACGTCCCACATTCCCTGGAACCGTTGACTCCGAAGGCCCTGCCCGAGCGGAACTGGCGTGAGGCACGTGCGGGCGACATGATCTGGGCCCGGGAGCATCTTTTTCCGTGGGTGGTGCGCCGCTTAACGCAGCGAAACGCCGACGACGGACGGCACGCAAAGCGTCCGGAGCCCGGCCCCGTGTTCGGAGCCAGTATGCCTCCAGGGGCATATGTAGGCCGGGACCCTGGGGGTATCCCGAATTAG